A single Coffea eugenioides isolate CCC68of unplaced genomic scaffold, Ceug_1.0 ScVebR1_748;HRSCAF=1478, whole genome shotgun sequence DNA region contains:
- the LOC113758825 gene encoding uncharacterized protein LOC113758825: MRVFRWTRDFHVHKESSLAPVWFSLPALPIHYFDNHSLFSIVSPVGNPLFLDSAMAAVSRPSVARVCVEVDLLKPLCTRVWVAVEGEAGFWQQFVPEGLSSYCSTCRRMGHSVEECRRNAVEQPGPQFQRRDGRVWGSLKLGTKVEGLPVTETRAIGEVPGSSAGARTACMESLIGLAAEETSGGEDKSTEVGE, translated from the coding sequence ATGCGTGTCTTCCGCTGGACAAGAGATTTCCACGTTCACAAGGAATCCTCTCTAGCTCCGGTCTGGTTTTCGTTGCCGGCGCTGCCGATACATTACTTTGACAACCACTCGTTGTTTTCCATTGTTTCACCGGTGGGAAATCCGTTGTTCCTGGATTCGGCAATGGCGGCAGTTTCGCGCCCGAGTGTAGCACGCGTTTGTGTGGAGGTGGACTTGCTGAAGCCCCTCTGCACCAGGGTGTGGGTAGCTGTGGAGGGTGAGGCGGGGTTCTGGCAGCAATTCGTGCCTGAGGGGCTGTCTTCATATTGTTCTACCTGCAGGAGAATGGGTCACTCGGTGGAGGAATGCAGGAGAAATGCAGTGGAGCAGCCTGGACCTCAGTTTCAGCGACGGGATGGGAGGGTGTGGGGTTCGTTGAAACTTGGCACAAAGGTTGAAGGCCTGCCTGTTACCGAGACGCGTGCTATTGGGGAGGTTCCAGGATCAAGCGCTGGGGCTAGGACGGCTTGCATGGAGTCGCTGATTGGTTTGGCAGCGGAGGAGACGAGTGGGGGCGAGGACAAGAGTACGGAGGTGGGGGAATAG